The genomic DNA TCAGTATAGTTAAATTTTATGTATAGTCCACCTGGTTAGTACAACCACATGTGTCAGTTCACTTAAGTAGCAGTTTTAACATGTTCATTTCCACAGAAAATGAGCACAGCGGGTAACAATTATAGGTTACCTGGGTTACCTGTGGTTGTTTACATCCTCTGAGCGCCTGCTGATGTTTCTAGTCACAATGGGGGGTATTGAAGATTTGATCTATTTTCAAACAATAAGAAAGCATGTAGATGTACAGTATTTTTTGGATATCAAGCACGTGAAGCAGACTTTGTAACCAGTGTCTAATACATGTAGGCTAAGGGAAATTAATAATGTGAATAGAAAACATGCACAGAAAGTGTGAGAATttaagtttcttttttaataattaatagAGAGATCATGCTGTGTGTGCAGTAAACATGAACATTGGTCAGTTATAAAGGGATGTGCAATGTGTGTAAAACGTAATCCACTAGCTTAGGACTATTGTGCCACTTGGTTTTCTCAGAAATTTACCAAGAAGTCTTTGTCAGGTTGTTGTCATTACGTTTTCTTGTGCTGACCTTTatgctttgatttattttatttgctcaAAGATTTGTTGTCATTGTGCAGACTCCTCTTTTagttctttttcttattattattgctgtttTTGAGTTGCCTTTCTGACTGACTGCAAGTACAACCTGATTTTCTTTCGGTGTTTGAGTTGAACAATCTAGTTTAGAAGATACTAAATGTTTATAAGTATAAATTGTAGATTTCTGTCAGtgttaattaaatttaattacTTATTTAATTAAACAATATTTTTGTTCAAGTGGAAATCTAAAATGAATGTCATGAATACATATTAACAAATGTACTTGAAAACAATAAACACATCTGTGCTGTACTTGTTCATATTTGTTTTCTTCAGGTCTTCTTCAGTCTTTTAAAGATAGAAAACATGTCCcgaacaaaaatattttttcagagTTTTTATTTAGGCTTTTGATATTAAAACAGAGACAATGacataaaaatatttgcaaCATATGATCTCTCATGAGAATCCAATAGAGAATTGAGAAAAATGAATCTTGATTTGACCTAAATTGTATGGTATATAATCAAGCAATAagagttaaaaacaacaacaacaactcaaAAGAAAAGTATTCAAAGAGTAAATGAAAATCACATTATCATCAATATTGAAGCAGTTTTTCAAAGAAATAGTTATCAGGCTTAGACTTAAACCACTTGATACACATTCTATAGGAATATTAGATACACAGCGTAATAATATCACAGAGATCCGGGGGGTTGGGGGATAAAGGAAGAACATAAGTTACACACTCAGTGCTAACATTTCTCCTTATTTTCATTACATTTCAGGCTGTATTATTGTACTGAAGGGAAAAACAGAAGATCATAATTATGAAATAATtctgaaaacatttcttttgtttccaaTGGGCTGGCGGATATCTAAAAGCAAGCCTTACACTGAATTACTTAACTGTACATTCAGTATGACAGTATCATTCCTGCCGGTACAGGAGCAGGCCTCCTCCCAGGAACAGAAACCCAGTAGTGAACCAGCCAATGTAGAGTGAGGCTCCCAGCTTTATGCTGGCATCACTGCCGTGATTTCTGAGCTCGTAGGAATCACGAATGATGATGTTGGCCATCCAGCAGACAGGTATGAACACCAAGAAACCTGCAATGATGAAGACAACTCCGGAAGCAAAGCCCACTTTGCGTTTTTGCCCATCATCCAACATGAAGTTAATGCGCTTGTTCCCGGCCACACCAAGCAGGATTCCAAAGATCCCACTGAGGATTGCGATAATGACGAGTGCTCTGATAGCTTTCATGGTGTCATCTACCAGTGGTGCAAAAACCTCATACTCAACGCATTCCATCTTGCCTGTGGTGTATATTGTACAGATTTTCCATAAACCATAACATGCCCCATAAATTCCATGATGGTACACAGTATTAATGAAGACTTTCCAGGCAGGGAGAGCACAGATCATGATGGTCCCCAATACACCGTTGATGGCTAAAGCCAAACCCAAAATCTGTCTTCTACCACCATCCATAATGAAGCTCTTAATCTCTTCAAAACAGTAAGTTGGTGTGTGCTTCAGAGCTGCAGTAATTGATCTTGTTAGTAACTGCTGATCAGGCAGAGTTTTTATGCGTCCTAAACACTCAGCGCAAATGGGTTGTGGCTTTCTCACCCACTTGGGGGTGTGTCCATATGAAGCCTGTGTTGAGGCCCTTATCATTATCatacatctctctctctctctctttctcactctctctctctctctctctccctctctctctctccatctatCTGGTGGAAGGAGGGCGATACTGCAGGTCACTCCCCAGCCCCTGGTGCACACAGGGGGAGCTGATAATAGAAGATAAACTTTGATTAATGGGAAATTTCTTTGGTCACGGCGGAAAGTGAACAGTACAAAGTTAAGAGCaccaaaaattaagaaaaaaaaactgaatagaAGATAAGATAGAATAATATACTatacaaaatagaataaaacactGTTGCATCAGAAAAAAATGCACTACTAgaaggaattaaaaaaaactaaataaatttacatttaaatttaaattaaattttaagaaaataatTTGGGGATAGGACTTAAAAGacttaacattttttaaattaattgatTAACAAAGACAGAGTAATAGTAaggtataaataaatacagagtatAAAAAACAACAGTAATGAGTGAAcaggattattattattattattaataataatgataataataataataataataataataataataataatgacaataataattaaacaacaaatgaagttgaaataaataaaaacaaattaaaagcagTAAATAAAAGGGTTCAGGGAGGTCTGTACACAATGAGAGAAGTCAATGTTCAAAAAGAGAACAAGGAAACACAAGGAAATCACTAAGCAAGCTGGGGTTACACTGACAGACGTTAGCACAACAATCCAGCAAAGAACTCCACTGAGGCCTTAAGTAGGGCAGGAGGAATCAACGGTGATAGATAGCAGGTGAACAATTAGCAACGATGGAAAACAGGTGAGTTTGAAtttaattctggatttaacagggagccaatgaagggaagccaatataggagaaatatgctctctctttctagttcctgtcagtactcttgctgcattattttggattaactgaagccttttcagggagtttttaggacatcctgataataatgaattacagtagtccagcctagaagtaataaatgcatgaactagttttatctcagttgttcttctGGCTGAAGTTTgttccgtttacagcatcctgacatgtgattgcatttgtccctaaccactGGGAACCAGGGGCGTttttagcccattttggggTGTGCTGACGCatccccaaaatgaatcaaagcacccccaaagatttcttacttttttttttttgacaatatttacTGTTTgcgtgacacactactaaaaatatgaaaaccaTAAGTTCATACAGATTGAGACGTAATATTTTAACAACAAGAGTATAGatatccccccccccaaaaaagaatggtttgttccagctcgctctcccctactctggctctaTCGCCCTTTCTGCCACAGCGATGATGGCTGAGACGCAGCAGAGCAGAGGTGtgagtgcctggcttaaaacaggatatgttagctgcatttaaccttcagttactctttatatagttcggtaggagtcagaccatgtttctttttagctgaaaaacattacacccaggtaaccagcagtgttgaaaacgtgttttccgacgatggtggaggtggtggtggtcaATGGTAACTTTATTGTCCTGAATGGGAAATTGATTTGCAGTATGTCCATAcagtgatataaaaaaaaaaaaaaaacaacacacaaaacacatgcacgtcactgcaacccctctggcctctgctccatggctgctgggtgacctctcgtttggggctctcctcagctctttccaggagggtggcacagtTGCCCCTTTGGTGGTCCTCCGTGGGTCCTcgtactctggggcctctggatgtctggaccACACAAAGGCAAATGTGTCTGACAGTTAAAGGTATAAGAATATGGAATTCTCTTCAAGATAATCTCAATCTCAAATATGCAGTGTTGAAATGAGTTAGATACTTAAAACAataaatcaatatgaagaacACAAAAGTAATTTGGGCTAAATGTGGAAGGAACAATATTTCTTTGCCATCTAGTAGTGTTGTATATTGTTGATTATagtgatttgttgtttagtttaaCATGTCTCGATATGTAACAATGCAAGAGTGTTTTTGGGGTTGTTGGCGCCCTCTTGCAAGAATAATTAGATTTCAGATAGGGGGCAGGTGCTAATAAGAATTTATTCTTCTTCCTGTTCCTTTTTCACCCATGGGTGCAGtgtagtgatgcgcgaatcatgaacgaatcgttcaatactcgagaatcactttactgactcgtgaatcatgattcacaagcgcaactgactcactgactcatccctgttgctgttagcaaactaatttcattagtagaaatatatctagcttataattcaaattgtgaagaaaaacacaacatccagtatcttaacaaaaacatttctgctctgaactggaagaaaaaaccctgagtagaagctcacatcaagacaatagctcctcggttcacagtagcatcgctctgctaacatgctaacagcacatttgagctactcaccccctcccttcctgcgctgaatcgtaggggaagcaaatcactcaggactcactaaccctctccctcctgtgctgaatcgtagcgtaagc from Oreochromis niloticus isolate F11D_XX linkage group LG10, O_niloticus_UMD_NMBU, whole genome shotgun sequence includes the following:
- the LOC100707897 gene encoding claudin-4-like encodes the protein MIMIRASTQASYGHTPKWVRKPQPICAECLGRIKTLPDQQLLTRSITAALKHTPTYCFEEIKSFIMDGGRRQILGLALAINGVLGTIMICALPAWKVFINTVYHHGIYGACYGLWKICTIYTTGKMECVEYEVFAPLVDDTMKAIRALVIIAILSGIFGILLGVAGNKRINFMLDDGQKRKVGFASGVVFIIAGFLVFIPVCWMANIIIRDSYELRNHGSDASIKLGASLYIGWFTTGFLFLGGGLLLYRQE